One Aspergillus oryzae RIB40 DNA, chromosome 2 genomic window carries:
- a CDS encoding uncharacterized protein (predicted protein): protein MVAYLNLCFRALDELGQSFENAKRTRDFLVSLQRRWQAHMRRSGSALKRQISNRPSSQHLVGLSSDADASRKKTRITAPRNQINYPVSATAASQATTAVPNQPQSQPQPSGQHPLDATQHIGVPGEFDWIRNSDLQLLSGNFGDSSFSQFGNVNTFGEDPALPSLSDIEPWWDTPNGNTFGGSSL from the coding sequence ATGGTTGCTTACTTAAATCTTTGTTTCCGTGCATTGGACGAACTAGGCCAGTCGTTTGAGAATGCCAAACGGACCCGTGACTTCCTGGTTAGTCTACAACGAAGGTGGCAGGCCCATATGCGCAGGTCAGGCTCCGCTTTGAAGCGCCAAATAAGCAATCGGCCATCATCGCAACATCTAGTAGGCCTCAGCTCGGACGCAGATgcttccaggaagaagacacGAATCACTGCCCCGAGAAACCAGATCAACTATCCAGTCTCAGCGACTGCGGCGTCACAGGCTACTACCGCCGTTCCTAACCAACCGCAATCGCAACCGCAACCCTCTGGGCAACATCCCCTCGACGCGACTCAGCATATTGGGGTGCCTGGGGAATTCGACTGGATTCGCAACTCTGACCTGCAGCTGCTTTCAGGAAATTTTGGTGACAGTAGTTTCTCCCAATTTGGTAACGTCAATACGTTCGGGGAAGACCCTGCATTGCCCAGTCTTTCTGATATTGAGCCCTGGTGGGATACTCCAAATGGGAACACCTTTGGGGGATCT